A section of the Prevotella melaninogenica genome encodes:
- a CDS encoding tetratricopeptide repeat protein has translation MVKRLYIIICLLLMFVGVNAQTSNQLIREGNRLFSSKNYAQSEILYRKAVDKDGNNAIANYNLGRSLQAQKKNEEAKKFYDNAAKLEKDPVRLSSSYNNLGTIFQDDQDYAKAIEAYKSALRSNPNHKNARYNLELCKRKQKQQQQNQQSSNNDKNKSDKDKNKKKNQSQNQNQKNNTQKNKQQKNNQGMSKDNAEQLLNAVKQQEKETQERLSRVMRQPSDKKLDKNW, from the coding sequence ATGGTAAAACGACTTTATATCATAATATGTCTGTTGTTGATGTTCGTTGGAGTAAATGCTCAAACGTCAAATCAACTCATAAGAGAGGGAAATAGGCTTTTCTCTTCAAAGAATTATGCTCAATCGGAAATTCTTTATCGTAAGGCAGTTGACAAAGATGGTAATAATGCTATTGCAAATTATAATTTGGGTAGAAGCCTACAAGCACAGAAGAAGAATGAGGAAGCAAAAAAGTTTTATGATAATGCTGCGAAGTTAGAGAAAGACCCTGTTCGTCTGTCAAGTAGTTATAATAATTTAGGTACTATTTTTCAAGATGATCAAGATTATGCAAAAGCTATAGAAGCTTATAAAAGTGCTTTGCGTAGTAATCCTAACCATAAGAATGCTCGATATAACTTAGAGTTGTGTAAGCGTAAGCAGAAACAGCAGCAACAAAATCAGCAGTCATCTAATAATGATAAGAATAAGTCTGATAAGGATAAAAATAAGAAAAAAAATCAATCCCAAAATCAGAATCAAAAGAACAATACTCAGAAGAATAAACAACAAAAAAATAATCAAGGTATGAGCAAAGACAATGCTGAGCAACTTCTTAATGCTGTTAAACAACAGGAGAAGGAAACTCAAGAACGTTTGTCAAGAGTAATGCGCCAACCTTCTGATAAAAAACTTGATAAAAACTGGTAA
- a CDS encoding VWA domain-containing protein — protein MFRFDSPIYLWLLLLIPLSVIIYLYSVRKRKQRMEKFGNPALIHQLSPMISQKRGWIKFVLVELVLLLLILIVARPQVGSKIATNKEREGIETIIALDISNSMLAEDVAPSRLEKSKLLVENLMNKFSEDKIGLIVFAGDAFVQLPITSDYVSAKMFLDNINPSLIGTQGTDIGKALQLSMNSFTPNSKVGKAIILITDGEDNEGGAEEMAKQAQSKGIKVFILGVGSKEGGTIPMPDGSELKKSNGEVVKTCLNEEMCKQIATAGHGVYLHVTNSSTADVVLSRELNKLQKGKINNVVYSDFDEQFQALALLVVILLIVDVLLLERKRRC, from the coding sequence ATGTTTAGATTTGATAGTCCCATATATTTGTGGTTGTTATTACTGATACCTTTATCAGTAATCATCTACTTATACTCTGTTCGTAAGCGCAAGCAACGAATGGAAAAGTTTGGGAATCCTGCACTTATACACCAACTTTCTCCTATGATAAGTCAGAAGAGAGGTTGGATAAAATTTGTTTTAGTAGAATTGGTGTTGTTACTTCTTATACTGATTGTGGCTCGTCCACAGGTAGGTAGTAAGATAGCTACAAATAAAGAGAGAGAAGGTATAGAGACAATTATAGCACTCGATATTAGCAATTCAATGCTTGCAGAGGATGTTGCGCCTTCACGTTTAGAAAAGAGTAAGTTGTTGGTTGAGAATTTAATGAATAAGTTTAGTGAAGACAAGATAGGACTGATTGTCTTTGCGGGTGATGCTTTTGTTCAACTTCCAATAACAAGTGATTATGTTTCAGCCAAGATGTTTTTGGATAATATTAATCCTTCATTAATCGGAACACAGGGAACAGATATTGGTAAAGCCCTTCAGCTATCAATGAATAGCTTTACACCAAATTCTAAGGTAGGAAAGGCAATTATCTTAATAACTGATGGTGAAGATAACGAAGGTGGAGCAGAGGAAATGGCAAAGCAGGCACAAAGTAAGGGTATTAAAGTCTTTATTTTAGGTGTTGGCTCTAAAGAAGGTGGTACAATTCCTATGCCTGACGGCAGTGAATTGAAAAAGTCTAATGGAGAAGTTGTGAAGACTTGCCTTAACGAAGAAATGTGTAAACAGATAGCAACTGCTGGACATGGAGTTTATCTGCATGTTACTAATAGCAGTACGGCTGATGTTGTGTTGAGTAGAGAACTTAATAAACTGCAGAAAGGCAAAATTAACAATGTTGTTTATAGCGACTTTGATGAGCAATTTCAAGCATTGGCGTTGCTTGTCGTAATTCTACTGATTGTAGATGTCTTATTACTTGAAAGAAAAAGACGTTGTTAA